The Trichoplusia ni isolate ovarian cell line Hi5 chromosome 20, tn1, whole genome shotgun sequence genome includes the window gataataagtacgaagaaaaattaaacaagagaaatctgaaatatactcttaaaaatgataaaaacaccgccgcccgcacccctcatcattgttacaaggctcggaccgcgctcgcaacagagatgtgtttctaaaactacgaattgcatcataatattgaataaaaattgcatttaattttttttttaatctcataaatacctatttttttatcattaacgtgttctagtcattggatacatgaactgggctgcttttgtaagacgactaaaaaatcacggtgtatattagtatagagtatagattattatagaGAAGTTCGTGTAATCTTGTAATGGTGACTACACTTTCTCATTGTCAGTTTCTACGAAAACAGTGTCGTAAAGATTTGTTTGCTATCGAATATTAATCTAACTTTATGTTTTTGAAGTCTAAACATGAACATAAAATACCTATGAAATTGtcgagatttttatttttttatcgtgaaTCAGAATTAGCATTGATCAGGGACAgggatgttttaaaaaaaaatgcgtgcaAAAAGTTGACTTTGGACGGGGCACTGGCCGGTAAGAATTTACAGCACATTTGCTTTAAGAATCTAAATAGATAGagatatatttttccttttcttcaGCTATTTAGCGAAATTATTCTtgtcttttaaattttcattgattgttttttttacatcctTTATATTTCCCCTGATTATTCTGTAGACATCAACTAGATAATTGGGTAAGTCCATTATTTCTGAATTATGTATTCAAACAATAACACCTgaactttaaaaacataagtgcaaaaaatattgtgttcagATTCCCTTTTAATTAAGACCCTATGTGGGGTTCCCccttaaataatgaatttgaaaTGTAACAGTGAAAATTTTTATCTTAGttactatttaatttcattactttCAAAACGCCCAATATAAAACGTATCGTCACCAACAAAAGTCATTTAACACAATCAACTTTCTAAATACAACTGAACACAATCAGATTCACAGTATTTCATCCAATGTTTGACGCTTAAAGTATAGTTAAATAGCAATAAACACCACTGTGACATATATACCACATTTAATTTAGCTATATACTTTGTTGGTGACTGTACTATTTGACAGGTACGTCTGTTCAAATATGTATAGAGTTTTACCCACGGCTCACTTCGCTAGTTTTTCACATGACTCAAGTGTTTTATTCATGAAGCTTACGACGCGACGCCTATACTCCTGAATATAAGTTTAACCTGTGAATGACATTGGTTTTTCAGTGAGAAAAGATGGCGTATCTCGTTAGGATGAATGAATTTATTCTAATAATGTTAGTAATGTataagagtttattttattcagtattCGTACTAATTTTAATTCTGCATGTCGTATTGGATTGTAGGGTTTTTGAGTGTTTCTGATAGTCGAACTTCGAATAAgtacaattttgaataatagtCAGTTAAATTTATCTATGCGCACGGCGTCACTATGTGGGCTACCTTTTTAATTACACAGTGAGCTTTTGTTTGTGTGTCCATTTCATCCATTGAACTTTTAGTAATctctattatataaaaatctcgtgtcacggtgtactaAAATgaattcctccgaaacggctcgaccaattctcatgaaattttgtgtacattgagtaggtctgagaataggataacatctatttttcatactgccttttttttttatttaacaaaacaacgtTGGGAAAGCTTATAAGTAGATAATAAAGTAGAGAgacagaatataataaaataatcgcTCGCACGCACACAGTGCCGCGCGAAAATATAAATGGagtattttaacattaaactttaagcataaaaaaaacaatagccAGCCAGTGTGagttaataaaaagtatttgaacttttatttatacagtGTATTAGCATTTAtacttcataatttattaatgaatatattatatttaaagattcAGAACTGAGTATTGATTTAAAGgaaactaaatacttttttaataaatgaataattcaaGTCAAATTTCATCTCGTTGTTAtggcttttcttttttaatttttaaacttggaaagaatattattattttatgaaaacttagTTTTTGACAATCCGATAgctataaatattcattattaatgtaaattgtcAATCTTGagtttggaatataaaatatttatgaatttttatCCGGTTTCACTATTATTACCTAGACTTTATTTACTCTTTAACGGCAAAGTTAACATAACTAGTATTTTACATTAGTTTGCGTACTTAAATGTAGGCAATTTTGGTCTAACTGGCCACAAAgaagtatgtaaaaaaaaacatgaattattatttttaaaattcgcGCTTAACATTCGTGACAGTTTGTTCTCTTTTCGAATGTGAAAGCGGGTGCTCATTTGAAACAAGATgcttttgtctttaaaaaaaaatgtcttagtTGTCAACTCGCAGTACTTGTAGgtattaaacagttttacctATGAGTCGTCCTGTTTCAAGTGTGTGCGTCTTCATATATcttgtaattaagttttaaatgagCGCGCGCTCTAAGGGAGCTAAATTAAGAAAAGAATATCACTTTCTTACTAACACTCTGCTCGTACAAAATGGCTGACATCACTAACTAAATAAGTTGACTGTTACGCGACACAAACTCAAATCAAATTTGATGACGGTGCAGTTTTCTGATGGACAAGATGAAGTCATTTAGTTGAAATGGCTTTCGCTATATCttacaagtaatattttctAAGACACTTAGTTtcttttcaagtattttacaatattatcaagcaaagtattaaaaaagtttattcttaTTAACAACGTCATTAAATGTAGTCAAATAGTTTGTTCGGTACGCAACAAAATTTTTCAAATTCAGAATTCATTTAagattaatattacatttactaTTTTCATAATATGGTATTACAGTACATTAATATATCCGAACAGACACGTATTGAGATCGTAGCTAAAAATACTCCTTTAGATAACGATCAATACAGAAcactaaaaaatagaaaaacaactGAAACCACGAAATCCCGACAGTCTCACCATAAAACAGCTTCTAAACactttaaaactgaaaacacttaacattaaaaaaatatctttagacactcgtacaattttttttcgttatttcattttattaaaaactaaaacaattaatttaacttaagtCTAGATTTTTTcgttcccaaaaatatttttcttattttttaccTTGGCACTCGTATCTATATCACAGATCTTTGACTAATACCGTCATTCACGTACGTCGAGTACGTCACGTACATTACGTACTTTTACGTTTACGTCGAGGACAGCACCGCTTTACCcaagattttaaaatacttcagGAATATAATTTTAGACTGCCCGAGTAGCCCTTTGTTCGCGATTATTCGGTCGAAAAAAACGACTTCGGTCTCTTTGGAAAAATCCTCAACATGGCCTAAAAAATTAAGTCGAACTGAGTAAAAATAACATGGTTTTGACATCTAATTTTATAGACAgtcttgaatattaaattatattcctggatttaaaatcaataagtaCAATACCTCCCTGTCAATATACCGATAGTTTCTAATAATTTGACATTGATCCCATTTGAGTCACCTCGTTTTGTATCTACAGGTTGTCATGTCCTATCTCTTCTTTCGTCTCGCATAAGTAGCTCTTAAAGTTATCGTGTCCCTGTTTCGATTCAggatcaaataatttattaattgtctccttaaaaaaaccttttggcTGAATAAAACTTTCCAATTTCGTTTCTATTgacattttcctttttttgttatcGTTTGAAAGGCGAGGAAAGTCTAAGGAGTAACTTTGCCGTATTATCTTTTGTTTCTCGGAGCTCTGTCGCTCGTTTTCAGTTTTGTAAGTGTCTTTATTCGTTTTGTCTGTCAAATGATCTTCGAAGGCGTCGTTGCCGAAGACATTGCTGCCGCTCGGCTCGGGGTTATCGTGTTCCGATATTTTACTGAAGAGTAACCGTTCGGAGTCCATAAAGGTTAAAATTGGAGATCTCTTACTGACGGCTTTGCAAGACTCGCCAAACAGATCGAGTTTCTTTGTCTGATTGCTGTTATTACTGCTGTCTTCATCGTAAACGGTGTCGCCTGACCGTTCAGCATCAGAGTTTTTGTTTTCTGGTATAGTGCAGAGTTCGGGATCTCGGTTGAACGTTCGATGGTACTCATTGTTGGTGATTTCTGATACATCATCGTTGAAGGCAATCTTCTTGTCTTTGGAGCTTTTTTGCAGGCTAGAGAGGTTAGTTTCTGAGGAGTTGAAGCGGTTGGTGTTATTGAGGCTGGACAGTTTGTTGGCTGGAGACATGAGAGTGTTGTTGTAGCCTTTCTCTGTTTGCGAGTTCTTTCCTTTGGTGTGGATTCCGAAAATCCTTTTGATGGAATTTCGGAACTGGAACAATTGAAGAGAGAATAAAAGTAACATGGATATTATTGCTCTAGAATAGGGATCATGTTTGTTTTCGGTTACTTACTTGTGTGTTCATTCCTACGTAGATAAGAGGGTCATAACATATAGAACTCTTGGCCACCAGCGCTGGAATGACGCCAGCCCCGGGGGATACCtgttaaagagaaaaatatattactttaagcactaaaacatatttttacctAAGTACAGGAGagtattctattattatttctatgaCTGTAATAAATCGGGAAAGCCGAAGCCGGTCATAGTATACCAACtctatgtacctacattttacgcaaataaagaattatcattatcatgttacaaaaaaaaggttttcataaGATTATGTTTAGCAAGAAGACTTATTGTGTACATTTTTGTCAAGGGCAAATATATCTTAGGTGaaggttcaaaataaaaccataGTATTTATGTTGTGAATCAAGTAACTTTAGCGCTTATATCAGGTTTTAAAAGCTAAAAGCTTACTACCGACACATTCCGAgaatttcatattattgtttaaccaatattaatctaaatttatattatgtacaaGTACTAGCGGACCCTATAGACGATGTCCAATAATCAAGGGATTAGGATTAGACTAATAgtataattatttcgtaattttttatctatactaatatataaagctgaagagtttgtttttttgaacgcgctaatctcaggaactactgattcgatttgtgttgaatagaccatttatcacggaaggctataggctatataacatcacgctgcgactaataggagcgaagatacaatggaaaatgtagaaaaagcggggaaaattctaaccacgtggacg containing:
- the LOC113503687 gene encoding pinopsin-like translates to MTSYPEHFNDTVVRVVDEGFPLLMPRWGYVVSAFVLFLIGFFGFFLNLMVILLMFKDRQLWTPLNIILFNLVCSDFSVSVLGNPFTLISALFHRWIFGKTMCVLYGFFMALLGITSITTLTVISFERYMMVTRPLNSRHLSSKGAIMSIVFIWTYSLALTTPPLMGWGHYVNEAANISCSVNWHEQSMNTLTYIMFLFAMGQIVPLGVITFSYVNIIRTLKKNSQRLGRVSRAEAKATAMVFIMIIAFTVAWTPYSLFALMEQFATERIVSPGAGVIPALVAKSSICYDPLIYVGMNTQFRNSIKRIFGIHTKGKNSQTEKGYNNTLMSPANKLSSLNNTNRFNSSETNLSSLQKSSKDKKIAFNDDVSEITNNEYHRTFNRDPELCTIPENKNSDAERSGDTVYDEDSSNNSNQTKKLDLFGESCKAVSKRSPILTFMDSERLLFSKISEHDNPEPSGSNVFGNDAFEDHLTDKTNKDTYKTENERQSSEKQKIIRQSYSLDFPRLSNDNKKRKMSIETKLESFIQPKGFFKETINKLFDPESKQGHDNFKSYLCETKEEIGHDNL